The genomic stretch CCTTTGGCACCGGTGGAAGTACCACTCGCTGCTGCTTTCTTTCGTTGCTTCTTCCTGGCACCGTCTTCACTGTCGTCGTCGGAATCAACGGTGGCAGCACTCTTCTTGGCCCGAGATCCCTTCTTAGCAACACTTGAGCTACTGCGCGCTTTTCCACCAGTCCGTGTAGCACGCCCATTTATTTCGCTCGAGAGTTTGCGAGCTAACTCAGCATCACTGAGCTCTCGGCCATTTTTCGAAGGTTTCTTGGACTTCTTCTGCGGGGGAGAGCGTTTGACCTTGGTGTCTTCAGAATCCTCGTCCAGagcatcgtcctcgtcgttcTGTTGCTTGCGTTTACGTGACGTCGGTGGCTTCTCGTCTTGCGTAGGTTCCGCACTGTCACTGTGTGTCTCCGCTTCGGCCCCCGTACCTTGGTTTCCGCTCACTTGTTCGAACACGGCACCAATGATGGAATCGATTTCTTCCTTGTGCTCTTTCAGAAACTCAGCGGTGACATAAGGATCTATCTCGAGCAACTGCCGCCTGACGCGTTTTGCACTGATAGTTGTTAAATCCGTTCCGGGTGCGGAGAGGATTTGATGAATCTTGGGCTCCAAAGAACTTAAGTCAAACGCCATGGAGAGCCGAGAACGAGGTATATGATACAGCAGAATAAGTTAAGGTGATGAGTGAGTTATAGTCCGTCCTGGTGCCAGTTATTAGCCCTGTGCCAATAAGTAGCAATAAGCTCGGAGCGCGTCCAAGGCGATTTGGGACGCAGCCCAACAGTTG from Psilocybe cubensis strain MGC-MH-2018 chromosome 2, whole genome shotgun sequence encodes the following:
- a CDS encoding Upstream activation factor subunit spp27 — translated: MAFDLSSLEPKIHQILSAPGTDLTTISAKRVRRQLLEIDPYVTAEFLKEHKEEIDSIIGAVFEQVSGNQGTGAEAETHSDSAEPTQDEKPPTSRKRKQQNDEDDALDEDSEDTKVKRSPPQKKSKKPSKNGRELSDAELARKLSSEINGRATRTGGKARSSSSVAKKGSRAKKSAATVDSDDDSEDGARKKQRKKAAASGTSTGAKGGFGKEFALSEPLAALVQVDKLSRPQVVKQLWVYIKGNELQNPDNKREIICDGNLRAIFGVDKIDMFKMNKVLGQHLHEIE